The segment AGATAACCATCTTATCAGGACCTGGATCTTTAATTCTTTGTCCTTCAAGAGTGACAATTCCTTCGGTGGGTAAATCGAGTCCGGCGATCATGTTTAAAAGAGTTGATTTACCACAACCAGAGTGACCAATTAGGGAAATAAATTCTCCTTTTTTGATTTCTAAATCAATCCCTTGAAGGGCAATATATTCACCGCCATCACTTAGGGGAAAGACTTTATCAATGCTATCTGCTGCAACAAAAACACCCATTTTTTTACCTCTTAATTTTTGTCTAGATTGAACTTTTTGAGGATTAATAGGTTAGTAGAGCTAAAGCCCTCACTACGAACCTATATAGTATTTGAGCTAAGTAGAGTGAATAGAAACTTTTAACTATTGACTATTCACTATTACCTATTCCCCAGGAGAGATTAAGGTTTGAACCCAAGCCATGAAACGGTCAAGCATTAAGCCAATTGCACCGATATAAACTAGAGCTAAAATGATGTCACTGATGTAGTTATTTTGGTAGGAATCCCAGATAAAGAAGCCAATTCCAACGATACCAGACATAACAATCTCTGCTGCGATAATCGCCAACCACGCTAACCCGATCGCAATTCTTAAACCAGTGAAAATGTAAGGTAAGGCAGAAGGAATCAGAATCTTAAAGAAGAATTTTTTCTGGGAAAGTTGTAATACTTTGCGAACGTTGATGTAGTCTTGGGGAATTTGTTGAACACCAACGGCTGTGTTAATCAGAATTGGCCAAACTGCGGTAATAAAGATGACGAAAAGGGCAGCAGGTTGGTTTTGTTGTAAGGCAGCTAAGGCAATAGGAACCCAAGCTAGAGGAGGAACGGTTCTTAAGAATTGAAATAAAGGATCTAAAGCTTTATTAGCAAAGCTATTTAATCCGACAAAAATCCCGGCAGCAATTCCAACAATTGCCGCTAAGGTATAGCCAATTAAGACCCGTTGTAAACTAGCGATAGATTGCCAAAACAAGCCTACATCAGTACCTCCGCGATTAAAAAAGGGATACATTAAATAAATACGAGTCCGTTCATTGAACCAGAGATCGCTAGGAGGTGGTAACTTAATTAAGCCAATCATCGAACACAATTGCCAAACCACTAAAAAGCCTAAAATTCCAACAATAGGAGGCAGAATATTTTGAGAGTTCTTTTTCCACCATTTAGCAAAGTAGCTATTATTGTTGCCATTTTTACGACGAGTGTTAAGGGTAGTTGCCATTGTTTTGCTCCTCAGTTAGTTATTAGTTGTAGATGAAAACTTGTGAATAAGATGAATTAAACTCGTTTAATTGTCAGACTTTGTAGATAGGCTTTCGGATTATCTGGATTAAACTCTTTGCCATCAAAGAACTTCTCAACACCGCGAGAGTCACTGGTAGGAATATCTGCATCAGGAATCCCTGCTTCTTTGGCTGCTTCTTTCCAAATATCTGAACGGTTCACTTTATCAATTAAAGCCTTGGCATTATTATCTAAAGTATTGGGAGGTAAGAAACCCCAACGAACACTTTCAGTTAAGAACCAAAGATCAAGACTCTTGTAGGGAAAAGAAACACTACCAAGGGGAGATTTCCAATACATTGCTGCTTTTTGGAAGTCTTTAATTTCGGGTTGTCCATCTCCCATGATGTACGTTCCTTTTAACATAGGTTCCAAAATTTCAACGGGAACATTAAAGTATTTTGCCCCTGATAAAATCTGTGCCATTTCTGTACGATTAGCTTCCACATCACACCATTGTTGTGCCTCCATAATTCCTTTTAATAACGCTTTGGTTGCTTTGGGATTTTGATCTACCCAATCCCCCCGCATGGCAAAATATTCTTCAGGATGAAAGGGCCAAATTTGTGCGGTTAATGCAGCCATAAAGCCAATATCATCCCCAACAATTCGGGCTGGCCACGGATCACCTGTACTAAACCCTTCCATGCTTCCCGTTTTCATGTTGGCCACGGTTTGCGCTGCGGGAACCGTCATTAGGTTCACTTCTTTGTCCGGGTCAATACCTCCGGCAGCTAACCAGTAACGTATCCAAAAATCTTGGTTGGCTTGAGGGAACGTATAGGCAGCCCTAAAGGGTTTTCCTGACGCTTTAAGACCCGTAATATAGTCTTTAGCCTTGCTGACATCTAACCCAATGTTTTTGCCTTCTTGAGATTTGGCGATCGCAATGCCATTCCCTTGAGTATTCAGCATCGCTAACACATACATGGGAATTTTGACGTTATTTTTAGTAATCAACCCCTCAGAAATCAGGTAAGGCATGGGCATTTGCCACTGTCCGCCATCGATCCCTCCGGCAGCCGACCCAATTTCCACGTTATCCCTAGCTGAGCCCCAGTTGGCTTGTTTCGACACATCCACTTGATTCATGCCGTATTTGGCAAAAAATCCCTTTTCTTGCGCAATAATTAGGGGCGCAGCCTCAAAAATAGGAATAAAGCCTAATTTCGCGCTAGGGGTTTCAGGAGTGGTTTCGGGGGTTAAGGCTGAGGGAGAAGCAGCCGGAGAGGGAGATGCTCCAGGGGAACTGGTAGCAGTGGGTTCGGGAGGGTTGCCTAAACAGCCTTTTAATAAGACTGCACTGGCGGCTGATAAAGAAGCAGTGACTAAAAATTTACGACGAGACAATGGGGAAAAGTTGGACATAAAATTCCACTCCTGCTAATTAATTTAAACAGAAAAATGAAGACATATATAGTTGGTAAAAAAGCTGTAAGCTTTTACCTAGTAAAGCTTTTAGCACTAATATTTAAAATTTATATGAGTGCGATGAGTTGAGATTTTTCAATGCAGTTGATTGATTTCCTCAACTTGATAAATCAGTTTAGCACCTTTATTTAAAAAAAGTTTATTTTTGCACTTGTCAGTCATAACAAAAAATTAATCATATCCATAAGCATAGCTTAATATGTATGATTTTTTGATTATACATTGTTTTTACTGAATATATGATTTTCTTATAACTAAGATAAACCCAATAAATATAGTCAAGCAATTACTCAAAATGTGTAGGGGTCAACGTCCGTTGACCCCTACAATAAGGTTTGATTATTAACTTCAGAGGAAGCTAGAATTTAGATAACGTAAGTCAGTTGTGTGGGGTTAATATTAATGCGCAGAACCAGTTGTGCGTTATTAACTTCAGGTGCGATCGCTTCATACCAACCCCCTTTATCTTGGATTTCTTCAAACTGATTAGCACTGGTAATACCAAAGGATCTTAAGTCAATTTGATCGATCCCTTTTTCATACCCTGCGATGGTCAGCGTGTAATCAATGCTTTGTTTATTGACAGCGACAAAGGTATCTCTTTGACCATCACCGATGATTGTGGTTTGGAAGGGATCGTTTTTGAGACTGTCGATAAAATTAGCGTTATAGGTATTCGGACCCGAACCGACTAAAATATCGTCTCCCCATCCAATCAGAACATCTGATCCTGAACCACCAATCAAAAAATCATTTCCTTTGTCAGACGCATCTCCTAGGGTTAAATCATCATCTCCAGAGAGAGTATCATTTCCTAAACCAGCAAAAAGCTGGTCATCATTTTTCCCTCCTAAAAGCTGATCATTGCCACCCAAAGCTTCAACAATATCATTACCATTTCGACCACGAAAACGCTCAGCACGACTATCACCTCTGAGAAAATTATCGCTGTCATTTCCGGTTAGTGTTCTAGCAAAGACCATGATTTACTCCATCAGTTGTGAGATTGCTTTCATTGTCTAGAATGCCTCGGTAATATAAAGTCTTTATGAAGTCTTGATGAAACACCATGAAAGTTTGATGAGAAATTTCTCATGATTTGGGAAGATACTGATAGACTTGTCTTAGTAAGTCTTGAAAGCGAAAGGGTTTGGTAATATATTCTGTGACGTTATATTGCTTTCCTTTCGTTCTTAATTCTTTTTCATCTACTGCACTGACAACAATGACAGGAATTCGATTTCCTTGACTTCGTAGCTGTTGTAATACAGACCATCCATCCATAACAGGAAGTCCTAAATCAAGAAGAAGTAAATCAAAATTTTCTGTTTGTGTTATGGACAAAGCTTGTTCCCCGTCACTAGCAACTAAGGTTTTAAACCCTTGTTTCTGTAAACCTTTTTCCATAAACGCTGCTAGACGGGGTTCGTCTTCAACTATCAAAATAAGACTCATGAGTTATTTATCCATCTCAAGCTGCCTATTTCTTTAGTATAAGATCAGGTTAATGAAAATTGCTTGAATTTTTGATGAGAATTTGATGAAATTCTGCTGCTGAGTGCTTGAATTACGCTGACCATCGATAGCCAACTCCTCTAACGGTATCAATGAGATCTTTTCCTAATTTTTTGCGTAAATAGCCAATATAAACATCAACAATATTCGATCCGGGATCATAATTATATCCCCAGACATGATCTAATAATTGTTGGCGAGTCATCACCTGTCTTGGATGAGACATTAAGATTTCTAATAGCGTAAATTCTGTGGTAGATAATTCCACCACGACATCATCAAGATAAACTTGGTGACTCTTTAAATCGAGTTTAATATTGCCTGAACTTAAGATTGTTTCAACTGAAGGTAATGCCGTTTGATGATGATTTTTTAAGCGTAATCGAATCCTCGCTAATAATTCTTCAAACCGAAACGGTTTAGTCATATAATCATCCGCACCTCCTTCTAATCCCGTAATTTTATCCTTGATGTTATCCCTAGCGGTTAGAATAATAATAGATAGGGTTGCTCCTTGTCCTCTTAACTCTTCTAGAATCGTTAGTCCGTCTTTAAAAGGTAATCCTAGGTCTAATAAAAGTAAATCAAATTCGTTGCTTAAAGCTCTTTCTAAGACTTGT is part of the Rippkaea orientalis PCC 8801 genome and harbors:
- the ntrB gene encoding nitrate ABC transporter permease, yielding MATTLNTRRKNGNNNSYFAKWWKKNSQNILPPIVGILGFLVVWQLCSMIGLIKLPPPSDLWFNERTRIYLMYPFFNRGGTDVGLFWQSIASLQRVLIGYTLAAIVGIAAGIFVGLNSFANKALDPLFQFLRTVPPLAWVPIALAALQQNQPAALFVIFITAVWPILINTAVGVQQIPQDYINVRKVLQLSQKKFFFKILIPSALPYIFTGLRIAIGLAWLAIIAAEIVMSGIVGIGFFIWDSYQNNYISDIILALVYIGAIGLMLDRFMAWVQTLISPGE
- a CDS encoding CmpA/NrtA family ABC transporter substrate-binding protein, which codes for MSNFSPLSRRKFLVTASLSAASAVLLKGCLGNPPEPTATSSPGASPSPAASPSALTPETTPETPSAKLGFIPIFEAAPLIIAQEKGFFAKYGMNQVDVSKQANWGSARDNVEIGSAAGGIDGGQWQMPMPYLISEGLITKNNVKIPMYVLAMLNTQGNGIAIAKSQEGKNIGLDVSKAKDYITGLKASGKPFRAAYTFPQANQDFWIRYWLAAGGIDPDKEVNLMTVPAAQTVANMKTGSMEGFSTGDPWPARIVGDDIGFMAALTAQIWPFHPEEYFAMRGDWVDQNPKATKALLKGIMEAQQWCDVEANRTEMAQILSGAKYFNVPVEILEPMLKGTYIMGDGQPEIKDFQKAAMYWKSPLGSVSFPYKSLDLWFLTESVRWGFLPPNTLDNNAKALIDKVNRSDIWKEAAKEAGIPDADIPTSDSRGVEKFFDGKEFNPDNPKAYLQSLTIKRV
- a CDS encoding calcium-binding protein, producing MVFARTLTGNDSDNFLRGDSRAERFRGRNGNDIVEALGGNDQLLGGKNDDQLFAGLGNDTLSGDDDLTLGDASDKGNDFLIGGSGSDVLIGWGDDILVGSGPNTYNANFIDSLKNDPFQTTIIGDGQRDTFVAVNKQSIDYTLTIAGYEKGIDQIDLRSFGITSANQFEEIQDKGGWYEAIAPEVNNAQLVLRININPTQLTYVI
- a CDS encoding response regulator transcription factor yields the protein MSLILIVEDEPRLAAFMEKGLQKQGFKTLVASDGEQALSITQTENFDLLLLDLGLPVMDGWSVLQQLRSQGNRIPVIVVSAVDEKELRTKGKQYNVTEYITKPFRFQDLLRQVYQYLPKS
- a CDS encoding response regulator transcription factor, which gives rise to MTRILIAEDEPRIASFIEKGLQSNGFITEVVFEAQQVLERALSNEFDLLLLDLGLPFKDGLTILEELRGQGATLSIIILTARDNIKDKITGLEGGADDYMTKPFRFEELLARIRLRLKNHHQTALPSVETILSSGNIKLDLKSHQVYLDDVVVELSTTEFTLLEILMSHPRQVMTRQQLLDHVWGYNYDPGSNIVDVYIGYLRKKLGKDLIDTVRGVGYRWSA